acgcgagtatggtggggtctagctccacctaatcactcctttaactacaaaaggaaatcCCACATTTTTAAACTGACTCACCTGCTCCCATATTTTCTACGTGgaacaaagtaaaaagcactcattttgttttaacaaacaaaattccaacatattTTGTCGATGATCAAATAAGTCTTAAGTTGAAATTGGAAGCCTTTACATGTTTGGAAAGCTCTAGTTCAAATCTAACTAGTgacaaaagtaaaagtaaaagtttaaaactttaaCCCTCGAGATATTACGACGTATTCTTTCGAAatacaaatcaatcaatttttttaaggcACATAGCAACTTGTATAAATTTTGGATTACCTACATTCTATTCTCCAAGCAATGGAAATATTTGACGAACAAGGGGTGTCACTgcgctatttccaccaaaaaattgaattttgtgggAGATTTTGCAGCAAATCAAGCGGTTTAAAGGGAGGGGGACCCCTAAAGATAACAAAGAAGTTGCCGGCTGCAGACCAGAGTAAGCTGCTAACTTTCAGAGAATGTAGTTGGAACTAAAAAATTTCCGGATAACAAGATTTGGGACATATATAAATGTTATAGGTAGAGATTCGAGAAAGAACTGGGGGATTGCAGAACACAAAGATCGATGAAATGAAGGCTTTTGGCTTACCTAGACAGTGGGGTACTcggtctttttttctttaatatagAGTCAAtattctcccaaaaaaaaaaactaagggAAAGAGAGGCAACGAGGGGCACTTATCTTACGAAAGCAATTGTGCAAATGGGAACAGTCAAATGATGACTCCATCTGCTTAAATAAATGAGGGAGACAATCCATGCCACGGATCTCGACTTGCTCTACAACGAACCCAGGGATTCAACCAGCATAATGTGGGAATTGTACTCTTTCGTAATTTTATCATCAATATTCATCAAAGATGGTGCTTTAACAAGGAGAATGCAAACTTTTTGGGCGATAAAAGACAGTTTTCTGATAGAACAGTACGTGGACCAAAAGTGTAATGGCCTTTCTTGATATCTTAAAGCTGTTCTTATAATCTCATCACATCAGAAGTACCTTAATTTTGATACTTGATGATCGATTGAATTTATAATATCAACATTAGATTAAAGACCATGCAAGTATTATTCATCGGTTGCTGTCCATCTTCTGCAGAGCCTTCATTGCTGAAGAAGCTATACAAGTTAAATGATTCACCTGAGCAGAATATGTTTACCCTCACCTCTACCTGCGCTAGAGATGTTGATTCTAGTTACCAGTAATCGGGGTTTGATCGATTCCACAGTTTCCAGAAGACTGGAGTTTATGTTTCGGCCATATCTCAGACCATGTCGAAGAACCAATGGATCAACATCTCAATCGGACacagagaaagaaacagagaattCCAGAGGCAAAGGCCTCGCAAGTTTCAGGCAATCTTCCTAGACAAGAATGACATAATTCTAAGCTTGAATCCATCAACCTAGACATATCCACCATTAACTCTAATCACCTGTCCATTGACCCACTCAGCAGCATCTGTGGCCAAGAACCCGACAAGAGGGGCGACATCATTGGTCTCCCCTAGCCGGCTATGGGGGCACTGATCGATCACCTTATTGATCATCTCCTCTGTCTTCCCGGCGAAGAACATCTCCGTTGCAATGGGACCGGGAGCAACGCAGTTGGCAGTGATGCGGGTGCCCTTGAGCTCCTTCGCCAGGATCTTGACCATCGTCTCCACTGCTGCCTTCGAGGCGGTGTACGCTGCATTGTTTGGCTTCAGCGCGCCAACCCGCGATGAGGACAGCATTATGATCCTGCCTCCGCCACCCCGCTTCAGCCGGTTTGCAGCCTCTCTGCAGCACAAGAATGCCCCTCTAGCATTGACACTGCGAAGGACATTAAAAAGAATCATCAGCTCTAAAGGTTCTTCTTGAAATCATAGCGAGAATTCATCACCAAAAACAAAACCTAGCAGAAAGAACACAATTCAATGACGCGGGCTTCCTCCTTGATATATAATCTCTCTCTGTCACTCTACTCTATCAGCAGAATTATAAGCAAAGAGTTCAACAATTAGGGGCAAAAATCAATTAGCCTCCAAATGATAGGCAAGAACCGATTCCACGCGAACTCCATTGTTCTCAAGAGCCATCACCTGAAGGTCTTGTCGAAGTCCTCGACAGATGTGTTGGCGATGGTGGGGTACTTGGAGTCGGAGACGGCGGCAGAGTTCACCAGGACGTAGATCGGCGACTTGAAGGCCTCCTCGGCGGCGTCGAAGAGGGACTTCACCTGGTCCGGGTCCGAGATGTCAGCCCGGACAGAGACGGCAGAGCCGGGGGAGGAGGAGTTAATCTCCGCGGCAATGGCGTCGGCCTGGGCGGAGGAGCCGGGGGAGGTGTAGTTGACGACGAGCTTGGCGCCGAGGGAGGCAAGGTGGAGGGCGATGGTGCGGCCGATCCCGCGGGAGGAGCCGGTGACGATGGCCACCCGGTCTTTCAGAGGGAGCGGAgccgcggcggcggaggcggaggcggcggaggggcCAGCGGCGGTCGCGGCCATTGATGGAGTTCCGAGGAAGCTGGAAGGACGCGGAGGAAGTGAAGGATTACCGATTCACTAGTAAAGCTGTCGCCTTTTCGAGCAAACGAACGAACAAGAATTTAGGTGAGAAAATGGAGGATTTTTTCTTGGAGAGTGACGCAGGGAGTGAGGTCGCAGCGAGCTCTTCCGGTCATGGCGGGGCCCTGACATTTTTTAAGGGACAAAATCGTAACACGAAGCACGATGATGCCCGCCAACAAACCCGTCGTTGGTTAATCCTACGTAACAGTGGGGCCGACAGTGCAGAGACAACGCACACACGATTACACCGACCACTCAAGATGGGCGGTCCAGTCCCATCAAAGAACTGGAATCGGACTAGGGTGCTTTTGGGAGTAGCTCTCCAAGCCACTTTGGACGTCCGAAgccctttgaactaaaatattgGTGTTTGGCAAACCTCTTGGCAAAGATGATTGAGGCAAAACAGGCTTTTGGATGGCTAAAATGGCTGCCTTGGGCATTCAGCCTTTTCGGATTGCTTGCTGAGGGGGCAATAGACAACAAATGTTCTTTCATAAATATCCTcactaacattttatttttccaattttgccctAGGGGCCAACGACCGGCTGGACGAAGGTCAACGTGAGGCCGGTGTGGTCGCGGCAACGTCGCCAGCCAATGGCATGACCTCGGCAACCCCCGCGAGTCACGTCGCTGCAACCTCTAGGTCATGGCAAGGTCACGTAACCTCCGACGACTCATATCTGGGTCGTCGGAGGTCACGTGACCCAGATCGGGGTCGCAACGACTCAGGCGACCCGGATCTAGGTTGCGGCGACTCCAGCTAACCAAATCTAGGTTGCCATGAGGTCACACACGATCTCCGACTGCTGGGTCGCCTGAGTCACCGACACCCGGCAACTTGGTAGCGTTGAAGAAAGGGACTTGGAGAGGTTGAGGGAGCAGAGGGTGTTCCCGCAGGCGATGGCAACAACGATGAGGGAGGCGTCGGTGATGCAAGGGCAGAGGGAGAGGTCGAGGGAGGACCTTGCCACCTCGGATCTAGGTCGtcggaggtcgaggcggcgtcaCGCGACCTCACCACCCCAAACTCGGGGTCGCCGAAGGTCGCCCGACCCTAGGCGGCCTTTGCTAGTGGTCTTCGAAGGTCGCTCGACCCTGACCATCCCTCCCCAGTCTTCTCTAGGGCTGCCGGAGTCAAATGTCGGCCGCCGGCGACAAATTTTGATCGTCGATGGTAGCCTAGCCTTgctagtcaatttttttttttcttttgataattttttttatcacaaaagtcctttgcattttcccaaacatcattttgttcaaaactacttcacaatggacttttaaattgtaatttaccaaacacaatttgcattctgAAAAGTCCTTCAACCtaaagtcctttgcattttccaatAGTTTTCCCCAAAAGTCCATCCAAACACACCCTAGGAGGACCAACTCCAATTTCTTGAAGCGGagactcaatcaatcaatccagtATGGTCAAATGAAACTAGTCACTTGACAAATTCACATCCAGAATTTCAGCAAATCTTCATTTGCAAAACCCGTCATTGCTCTCGGACAACGAAGAAGGCAAGGATTAAGAGGGATGTGGAAGGACAAGACTAGAACGATGCCAACCATAAGCCAAAACATTGATCTACTTTCCAGTGACAAAAATGAAGCATTCACATATCGGAGTTAGGTATGATTCATCGTCATATGACTAGATTATGAGAAATGAGCtatctaaaatttaagaaaaaaatggagacaACAGAAAGTCAATAATCCAAAGACgagaaaaattaactaatgaCAACAATGGCCGAATAGCAAAAAACTTACAGGAATGGGCTGTCTGAGACTAGGAGTCAAGCAAGAGCCAGGTCGTGGAAAGAGTGGAGTGAAAGAGCAAGGCTCAAGAGGCAAGAGGAAAAAGTGAAGAGTGTCGACATCAAGCGAGGCATGAGTGAGAGGGAAAGGCGAAGAATTGGAGAATGAGAGATTAGATTAAATGTTTGctgttttttaagaaattaaaaaaaaaattgaaaaaatgtatATAGTCGGTTTGATTCCCATCTTGGAACTAGAAATCAGACTGACTGAATACCAGTTCCAAAAATCAGAACTAGGAACTGGATCAGCATGCCCTGGAACAGCCCAAAACAGGTTGTCTCGATCCAAACCAAGCGGTTCTGATTTGATTAGCCTGtcttgctcatccctaattccTTTCGTTAGTAAAAACTGAAACTTCTTCCACATCATTCAATGGTCCGGCTTGTAAAACGAACAAAATAATGCCATAGAAAAGGGAATGAATCGTAATTATGAAATGCTAACTAAATTTGTGAACATAGTCCTTGCTAGGTGAAAATCAAGCCAATGCGGAAATAAGCACAAAAGTAATTTTAG
The sequence above is drawn from the Eucalyptus grandis isolate ANBG69807.140 chromosome 11, ASM1654582v1, whole genome shotgun sequence genome and encodes:
- the LOC104425256 gene encoding NADPH-dependent aldehyde reductase-like protein, chloroplastic isoform X2 — translated: MAATAAAPSAAPSDAAAALALPLKDRVAIVTGSSRGIGRTIALHLASLGAKLVVNYTSPGSSAQADAIAAEINSSSPGSAVSVRADISDPDQVKSLFDAAEEAFKSPIYVLVNSAAVSDSKYPTIANTSVEDFDKTFSVNARGAFLCCREAANRLKRGGGGRIIMLSSSRVGALKPNNAAYTASKAAVETMVKILAKELKGTRITANCVAPGPIATEMFFAGKTEEMINKVIDQCPHSRLGETNDVAPLVGFLATDAAEWVNGQVIRVNGGYV